A stretch of the Pedobacter sp. MC2016-14 genome encodes the following:
- a CDS encoding DUF4251 domain-containing protein, with protein MKTITQILLAALVLTGTSSFAQTDKATTAKIVPEKNFTFVATTAMPMANNDINNILMKMNNQGGAGTINLTGSNYDLRITPDSVVAWLPFYGRAFTATMDPNESGTKFTSKKFTYTSVKGKKGGWVVTINPKDVKDGQRLTLNVTESGYASLFVINNNRQPISFNGYIEEPKAKK; from the coding sequence ATGAAAACGATAACCCAAATTCTATTAGCAGCACTGGTGCTTACGGGCACCAGTAGCTTTGCACAAACCGATAAAGCAACTACTGCCAAAATTGTTCCTGAAAAGAACTTTACTTTCGTAGCAACTACTGCTATGCCGATGGCGAATAACGACATCAACAACATTTTGATGAAGATGAACAACCAGGGCGGTGCGGGAACCATTAACCTTACAGGCTCTAATTACGACCTGCGCATTACACCTGACAGCGTAGTGGCGTGGCTGCCTTTTTATGGTCGTGCCTTTACTGCCACTATGGACCCCAACGAATCAGGCACAAAATTTACGTCGAAAAAGTTTACCTACACTTCCGTAAAAGGTAAAAAAGGAGGATGGGTGGTGACCATCAATCCAAAGGATGTTAAAGACGGACAACGTTTGACCCTGAATGTTACAGAGAGTGGTTATGCCTCTTTATTTGTGATCAATAACAACAGACAGCCGATTTCTTTTAATGGTTACATTGAAGAGCCGAAGGCTAAGAAATAA
- the purD gene encoding phosphoribosylamine--glycine ligase codes for MNILLLGSGGRESAFAWKMSQSEQCTNLFIAPGNGGTAAYGKNINLNPNDFEAVKALVIKEEITLVVVGPEEPLVNGIHDFFLSDAALAGIPVIGPKKEGAILEGSKDFSKEFMARHGIPTPGSRSFNGENLQEGLAYLENHSLPVVLKADGLAAGKGVLICQTTEEAKAELQLMLGGKFGTAGSLVVIEEYLTGIELSVFVLTDGDNYVILPEAKDYKKIGVGDSGLNTGGMGSVSPVPFADQKFLDEVEQSIIIPTINGLKKDNIDYTGFIFFGLFKVGDKPMIIEYNCRMGDPETESVIPRIENDLVELFMATASKRLNEVKLNISSKSAATVMIVAGGYPGEYQKGKTITGIDNIRKSLAFHAGTLAEGGVIKSNGGRVLAVTSLQDTFFEALQSATADAARIYFDGKYFREDIGFDLA; via the coding sequence ATGAATATCTTATTATTAGGTTCTGGTGGAAGAGAAAGTGCTTTTGCCTGGAAGATGAGTCAGTCTGAGCAATGCACCAATTTATTTATTGCCCCTGGAAATGGTGGTACTGCTGCTTATGGTAAAAACATAAACCTTAACCCAAATGATTTCGAGGCGGTAAAAGCACTGGTCATTAAAGAAGAAATTACTTTAGTGGTAGTAGGTCCGGAAGAACCTTTGGTAAATGGTATTCATGATTTTTTTCTGTCTGATGCGGCACTTGCAGGGATTCCGGTTATTGGTCCCAAAAAGGAAGGCGCTATATTAGAAGGCAGTAAAGATTTCTCTAAAGAATTTATGGCCCGTCACGGTATTCCAACGCCGGGTTCAAGGTCTTTCAATGGCGAAAATTTGCAGGAAGGGCTGGCTTATCTGGAAAACCACAGTTTGCCGGTTGTATTGAAAGCCGACGGACTTGCCGCGGGTAAAGGGGTTTTGATTTGTCAGACTACCGAAGAGGCTAAAGCAGAATTACAGCTGATGCTGGGTGGCAAATTTGGAACAGCCGGTTCATTAGTGGTTATTGAAGAATATTTAACAGGTATTGAACTCTCTGTATTTGTGCTTACAGACGGCGACAACTACGTAATTTTACCGGAGGCAAAAGATTATAAAAAAATTGGTGTTGGCGATAGTGGCTTAAACACGGGTGGTATGGGCTCTGTTTCCCCAGTGCCTTTCGCTGATCAAAAGTTTTTGGATGAAGTAGAACAAAGCATCATCATTCCTACCATCAATGGATTAAAAAAGGACAATATAGATTATACTGGTTTTATTTTCTTTGGCCTTTTTAAAGTGGGCGATAAGCCGATGATTATTGAATACAATTGCCGTATGGGCGATCCGGAAACGGAAAGTGTAATTCCAAGAATTGAAAATGACCTGGTAGAATTGTTTATGGCCACGGCCTCAAAAAGATTAAATGAGGTTAAATTAAACATCAGCTCAAAAAGCGCGGCTACAGTAATGATTGTGGCAGGGGGTTATCCTGGCGAATATCAAAAAGGGAAAACCATCACCGGAATAGACAATATCCGTAAATCCCTGGCTTTCCATGCAGGTACACTTGCTGAGGGTGGTGTCATCAAAAGCAATGGCGGGCGTGTACTGGCTGTTACCAGCTTACAGGATACTTTTTTTGAAGCACTCCAATCGGCCACGGCAGATGCGGCAAGAATTTATTTTGACGGTAAGTATTTTAGGGAAGATATCGGTTTCGATCTGGCATAA
- a CDS encoding glutaminyl-peptide cyclotransferase, with protein MHFGQTNILNFLKISVAAFSLICITGVSSCNDKNELSSLEFKYPEAGKKVKAGEDVKIALDLPKDAALASISYKIDGKVFATVKDAQDVALKTAGLQLGYRMITALIDHGTTKDSVSVNIELTSGLKPSILKYKVIHTFPHDTSAYTEGLAYHDGRLLESTGETGNSRLKWTDLKTGKVLQSVNIDNKYFGEGSVLIGDKILMLTYKEHMGLVYDAKTLKLLSSFPTSEYREGWGLTFNGEHILNTDGTNRIWFLNKDSFRDEGSLDVYDHNGPVNQLNELEYINGKIYANIYLTDSIAVIDPKTGTVESYIDLKGLLPAKDKFANTDVLNGIAWDEAGKRLFVTGKKWNKLFEIKLVP; from the coding sequence ATGCATTTTGGCCAGACTAATATCCTTAATTTTTTAAAAATTTCAGTTGCAGCATTTTCGCTGATTTGTATTACAGGGGTATCTTCCTGTAACGATAAAAACGAGCTTTCCAGCCTGGAATTTAAATATCCGGAAGCGGGAAAAAAGGTTAAAGCCGGAGAGGATGTCAAGATCGCACTTGATCTTCCTAAAGATGCAGCGCTGGCCTCTATCAGCTATAAAATTGACGGAAAGGTGTTTGCTACCGTAAAGGATGCTCAGGATGTTGCCCTAAAAACCGCAGGTTTGCAGTTAGGCTACCGGATGATTACCGCCCTGATAGATCATGGTACCACTAAAGATTCTGTATCTGTAAACATCGAACTTACTTCTGGATTGAAGCCCTCCATTCTCAAATATAAAGTAATCCATACCTTTCCGCATGATACCAGTGCCTATACGGAAGGATTGGCCTACCATGATGGTCGTTTGTTGGAAAGTACTGGTGAAACAGGAAATTCCAGGTTAAAATGGACAGATTTAAAAACTGGAAAGGTGTTACAAAGTGTAAATATCGACAATAAATATTTTGGAGAGGGTTCGGTTTTAATAGGTGACAAGATTTTAATGTTAACCTATAAAGAGCACATGGGACTGGTTTATGATGCCAAAACCTTAAAACTGTTGTCATCTTTTCCAACGTCTGAATATAGAGAAGGATGGGGACTAACATTTAACGGGGAACACATTTTAAATACCGACGGCACCAACAGGATCTGGTTTTTAAATAAAGATTCTTTCCGGGATGAAGGTTCTTTAGATGTGTATGACCATAACGGACCGGTAAACCAGCTCAACGAATTGGAGTACATTAACGGCAAGATCTATGCAAATATTTACCTTACAGATTCTATTGCTGTAATTGATCCTAAAACAGGTACTGTTGAGTCTTATATTGATTTGAAAGGATTACTTCCAGCCAAAGATAAATTCGCCAATACGGATGTGTTAAACGGGATTGCATGGGATGAAGCTGGGAAACGCCTCTTTGTAACCGGCAAAAAATGGAACAAGCTGTTTGAAATCAAGCTTGTCCCATAA
- a CDS encoding YraN family protein: MAIHLELGRNGEDIAKQYLEQKGYKIMQQNWVYGRAEIDLIAFYEEKIIFVEVKTRRKTDHGEPEDFVDWKKEKQLALASSVYIERRKHQGEIRFDIIAIVYENKDLYKINHIEDAFWPD; encoded by the coding sequence ATGGCAATTCACCTGGAGCTTGGCAGAAATGGAGAGGATATCGCAAAGCAATATCTGGAGCAGAAAGGGTATAAAATTATGCAGCAAAATTGGGTTTATGGAAGGGCAGAAATAGACCTTATTGCTTTCTATGAGGAAAAGATCATCTTTGTAGAAGTTAAAACACGCCGAAAAACTGACCATGGTGAACCGGAAGATTTTGTAGACTGGAAAAAGGAAAAGCAATTGGCGCTGGCTTCTTCCGTTTACATAGAACGAAGAAAGCACCAGGGAGAAATTCGGTTTGATATTATTGCAATTGTATATGAAAATAAAGACCTTTATAAAATTAACCACATTGAAGATGCATTTTGGCCAGACTAA
- the dnaG gene encoding DNA primase, which produces MINHETINKIMETVRIEEVVGDFVHLKKRGTSLIGNCPFHNEKTPSFHVSVAKGIYKCFGCGKGGDSVHFIMDHEKYSYPEALKFLAQKYNIEVEETVQSPQNIEAQNARETLYVVSQFAAGFFANELWTGADGRAIGLSYFKERGFREDIIKKFELGYSPDVWDAMTVKAVNSGHREEYLEKAGLSIRNDKGKLYDRFRGRVMFPIHNFTGRIIGFGGRTLKTDKNVPKYVNSPESDIYHKSNVLYGLFHAKKAIREADNCYLVEGYADVLSVHQAGVENVVASSGTSLTVEQIRLIGRFTQNVTILYDGDAAGIKASLRGLDMILEEDLNVKVVNFPDGDDPDSYMHKVGAGAFKLYIENNRKDFILYKANILLKEAGTDPIKRAGIIRDIVESIAKIPDDIKASVFIRECSHLLQVEERVLLSELNKMRVAKFKKASTNAQNQHPAQRQQPSSYPPGMDGPPDNLFDDTPAAVMLEPESTQENDLLQEQEIVRLLLAFGHELVSWDKIDNMYIGSFIMQNLSDVTFEDEICKSIIAQYKEEIENGHLPVANQFIKSEDRKIADLAITLSTSPYSLSENWYNKHQIYVRDETVNLKATILGGLFHLKKRKVDRILLNLLQEIKVENDPVNQEILMQRYAFIKNVEREISKYLGSVILK; this is translated from the coding sequence ATGATCAACCACGAAACAATAAACAAAATTATGGAAACCGTCCGCATAGAGGAGGTTGTAGGTGATTTTGTGCATTTGAAAAAACGTGGTACCAGTTTAATCGGAAACTGCCCTTTTCACAATGAAAAAACACCTTCTTTTCACGTATCTGTAGCAAAGGGCATTTACAAGTGTTTTGGTTGTGGTAAAGGTGGAGATTCGGTCCATTTTATCATGGATCATGAAAAGTATTCCTATCCTGAAGCTTTAAAATTTCTTGCCCAAAAGTACAATATTGAGGTAGAGGAGACGGTGCAGTCGCCTCAAAACATAGAAGCGCAGAATGCGCGCGAAACCTTATATGTTGTTTCGCAGTTTGCCGCTGGTTTTTTTGCAAATGAATTGTGGACAGGTGCTGATGGCCGGGCTATAGGGCTCAGCTATTTTAAAGAACGCGGTTTCCGGGAAGACATCATCAAAAAATTTGAACTGGGATATTCTCCGGATGTATGGGATGCGATGACTGTTAAAGCGGTAAACAGCGGACACAGAGAAGAGTACCTGGAAAAAGCCGGTCTGTCTATCAGAAATGATAAAGGAAAACTGTACGACCGGTTCCGTGGGCGTGTAATGTTTCCCATCCACAACTTTACCGGACGGATTATTGGTTTTGGTGGCAGAACACTCAAAACGGATAAAAACGTTCCTAAATATGTCAACTCTCCCGAAAGTGACATCTACCACAAATCTAATGTGCTTTACGGCCTATTTCACGCAAAAAAGGCCATTCGGGAAGCTGATAACTGCTATCTTGTAGAAGGCTATGCAGATGTGCTTTCTGTACATCAGGCAGGTGTAGAAAATGTGGTCGCCTCATCGGGTACCTCTTTAACTGTAGAGCAGATTCGCCTGATTGGACGTTTTACGCAAAATGTAACGATACTTTATGATGGTGATGCCGCTGGAATAAAGGCCTCATTGCGGGGACTGGATATGATTCTGGAAGAAGACCTGAATGTAAAGGTCGTTAACTTTCCTGACGGCGATGATCCTGACTCCTACATGCACAAAGTTGGTGCCGGGGCCTTCAAGTTATACATCGAAAATAACCGTAAAGACTTCATTTTATATAAAGCCAATATTCTGCTCAAAGAGGCGGGTACCGACCCTATAAAAAGGGCTGGTATCATTCGTGATATTGTAGAAAGTATTGCTAAAATACCTGATGATATTAAAGCTTCGGTATTTATCAGGGAGTGTAGTCACCTGCTTCAGGTTGAGGAGCGTGTGCTGCTTTCCGAGCTTAATAAAATGCGGGTTGCCAAGTTTAAAAAGGCAAGTACAAACGCTCAAAATCAGCATCCGGCACAAAGGCAACAACCCTCGTCGTATCCTCCGGGAATGGATGGCCCGCCAGATAACCTGTTTGATGATACACCGGCTGCGGTGATGCTGGAACCTGAAAGTACGCAGGAAAATGACTTGCTTCAGGAACAGGAAATTGTGCGCTTATTGCTGGCCTTTGGTCATGAGCTGGTGAGCTGGGATAAAATAGACAATATGTACATCGGTTCTTTTATCATGCAGAACCTGTCTGATGTTACTTTTGAAGATGAGATTTGCAAAAGCATCATCGCCCAGTATAAAGAGGAAATTGAAAATGGGCATCTACCTGTAGCTAATCAGTTCATCAAAAGTGAAGACCGTAAAATAGCTGATCTGGCCATCACGCTTTCTACCTCTCCATATTCGCTCAGCGAAAACTGGTACAATAAACACCAGATTTATGTGCGGGATGAAACGGTAAATTTAAAGGCCACCATCCTTGGCGGACTCTTCCACCTGAAGAAGCGAAAGGTAGACCGGATCCTGCTCAACCTGCTCCAGGAAATTAAAGTAGAAAATGATCCTGTAAACCAGGAAATCCTGATGCAACGGTATGCCTTCATTAAAAATGTAGAAAGGGAAATCTCCAAATACCTGGGCTCAGTAATCTTAAAATAA
- a CDS encoding RNA polymerase sigma-70 factor, with product MALYHEYTDHQLTHLLVKDDEKAFTQVFKRYNSLLYAHAYKKLGSREEAKDIVQEIFAVLWSKRLELNVTTSLSGYLFTAVRNRIFDFIAHQDVATRYIDSLQDFLNHGEAITDHLIREKQIREIIEKEISLLPPKMRVVFELSRKNYMSHKEIAENLGISEQTVTDQIKKALKILRKRMGLVVFFVFLTNY from the coding sequence ATGGCATTGTATCATGAGTATACCGATCATCAGCTAACTCATCTTTTGGTAAAAGATGATGAAAAAGCCTTTACTCAAGTCTTTAAACGTTACAATTCTCTTCTTTATGCCCATGCCTACAAAAAATTGGGCAGCAGAGAGGAGGCAAAGGATATTGTACAGGAAATTTTTGCCGTTCTTTGGTCCAAACGACTTGAACTTAACGTTACCACAAGCTTATCTGGTTACCTCTTTACCGCAGTAAGGAATCGAATATTTGATTTTATCGCTCATCAGGATGTGGCTACGCGATACATCGATTCATTGCAGGATTTCCTCAATCATGGAGAAGCCATTACAGATCACCTGATCAGGGAAAAACAAATTAGGGAGATCATAGAAAAAGAAATCTCATTACTTCCTCCCAAAATGCGGGTGGTTTTTGAGTTGAGTCGCAAGAATTACATGAGTCATAAAGAAATTGCAGAAAATCTGGGCATATCCGAGCAAACTGTAACTGATCAAATCAAAAAGGCGCTTAAAATTCTTAGAAAACGAATGGGATTGGTTGTCTTTTTTGTTTTTCTGACAAATTATTAA
- the pgi gene encoding glucose-6-phosphate isomerase translates to MFPSVNFTETEAYKYLADHFIDINEKSLKDLFAEDPARFEKFSLVFEDILLDFSKNRIDDTTFALLLQLAKECKLDEAIKAMFGAEIINQTEGRAVLHTALRNQSNTPILVEGKNVMDDVNEVLAKMEKFSGQIISGEWKGYTGKAITAVVNIGIGGSDLGPVMVTEALKAYKNHLTMHFVSNIDGTHMAETLKEVDPETTLFLVASKTFTTQETMTNANTAKEWFLSKGAKQGDVAKHFAALSTNAKDVAAFGIDTENMFGFWDWVGGRYSLWSAIGLPIALSIGFDNFKQLLAGAHASDKHFEKTPFEANIPVILGLLGIWYINFYGAETQAILPYDQYMHRFAAYFQQGDMESNGKHVDRNGNEVTYETGPVIWGEPGTNGQHAFYQLIHQGTRLIPCDFIAPAQSLNPIGEHHAILLSNFFAQTEALMNGKTEETVVAELQKDGKTAEEIEKLAPFKVFEGNRPTNSILLKKVTPFTLGSLIALYEHKIFVQGIIWNIFSFDQWGVELGKQLAKSILPELKGDEEVSSHDASTNGLINAYKAWRK, encoded by the coding sequence ATGTTCCCATCTGTAAATTTTACTGAAACTGAAGCCTACAAATACCTGGCAGACCATTTTATTGACATCAATGAAAAAAGCTTAAAGGACCTTTTTGCTGAGGATCCGGCTAGATTTGAAAAATTCTCATTGGTATTTGAAGACATTTTACTGGATTTTTCTAAAAACAGAATTGACGATACTACTTTTGCTTTGCTATTGCAACTGGCTAAAGAATGTAAACTTGATGAAGCCATTAAGGCCATGTTTGGCGCTGAAATCATTAACCAGACGGAGGGCCGTGCAGTGCTCCATACCGCTTTGCGCAACCAAAGTAATACACCCATATTGGTTGAGGGCAAAAATGTGATGGATGATGTGAATGAGGTACTTGCTAAGATGGAGAAATTTAGTGGGCAAATCATTTCAGGTGAATGGAAAGGATATACAGGGAAAGCCATTACAGCTGTGGTAAATATTGGTATTGGTGGTTCTGACCTGGGGCCAGTAATGGTTACTGAAGCTTTAAAGGCTTATAAAAATCACCTGACCATGCATTTTGTATCTAATATAGATGGTACACACATGGCAGAAACGTTGAAAGAAGTAGATCCTGAAACAACTTTATTTCTGGTAGCCTCTAAAACTTTTACCACTCAGGAAACCATGACCAATGCCAATACAGCAAAAGAATGGTTTTTGAGCAAAGGTGCTAAACAAGGAGATGTAGCCAAACATTTTGCTGCGCTTTCTACCAATGCCAAAGATGTGGCCGCTTTTGGTATTGATACTGAAAACATGTTCGGATTTTGGGATTGGGTTGGCGGTAGATACTCTTTATGGAGTGCTATTGGTTTACCGATTGCTTTGAGCATTGGTTTTGATAATTTTAAACAACTACTTGCCGGTGCACATGCGTCGGATAAACATTTTGAAAAAACACCTTTTGAGGCCAACATACCGGTAATTTTAGGCTTATTAGGAATCTGGTACATTAACTTTTATGGTGCAGAAACGCAGGCTATTTTACCATATGACCAATACATGCACCGTTTTGCTGCTTATTTTCAGCAAGGGGATATGGAAAGTAATGGTAAGCACGTAGACCGCAATGGCAATGAGGTTACTTATGAAACCGGACCTGTGATTTGGGGCGAGCCAGGAACAAATGGTCAGCATGCCTTTTACCAGTTGATACACCAGGGAACGCGCTTAATTCCTTGTGATTTCATTGCACCTGCCCAAAGCTTAAATCCTATTGGAGAACACCATGCTATTTTACTGTCTAATTTTTTTGCGCAAACAGAAGCGCTGATGAATGGCAAAACCGAAGAAACGGTGGTAGCAGAATTGCAGAAAGATGGTAAAACTGCTGAAGAAATTGAAAAACTTGCGCCCTTTAAAGTTTTTGAAGGCAACAGGCCTACCAATTCAATTTTATTAAAAAAAGTTACACCTTTTACATTAGGTAGTCTGATTGCGCTTTATGAGCATAAGATTTTTGTTCAGGGGATTATCTGGAACATCTTCAGTTTTGACCAATGGGGTGTTGAGTTGGGTAAGCAGTTAGCGAAAAGCATTTTACCAGAATTGAAAGGTGACGAGGAAGTTTCTTCTCACGATGCGTCTACGAATGGGCTGATTAATGCGTATAAAGCCTGGAGGAAATAA
- the secA gene encoding preprotein translocase subunit SecA produces MLGFLTKIFGSKSERDIKAIQPLVIKINEEYAKLQSLSNDELRNKTVYFKDVIAKALTDIDAKISGLKAEAESAELSLAEKTAIYDQVDALISDRDKELEVVLLEILPEAFAVVKETSRRFSENPELEVTAQQFDKDYAARRKNVVIRGDKAFWANSWDAAGTLVQWNMVHYDVQLIGGIVLHSGKIAEMATGEGKTLVSTLPAYLNALAGQGVHIVTVNDYLARRDSEWNGPLFEFHGIKVDCIDKHEPNSEERRQAYLADITYGTNNEFGFDYLRDNMSQTPDQLVQRKLHFAMVDEVDSVLIDDARTPLIISGPVPFGDQHEFHELKPRIERLVNAQKDFVSRALNEAKKAFADGKTGTEEGEGGLALLRAHRGLPKSKALIKFLSEGGNKQILLKTENHYMADQSKNMPKVDAELFFHIDEKNNQVELTEKGIELITKSGEDEHFFVLPDVGTEIAEIEKSDLSSEDKIARKDALMRDYSIKAERVHSVNQLLKAYTLFEIDVEYIIDEGKIKIVDEQTGRIMDGRRYSDGLHQAIEAKENVKVEDASQTYATVTLQNFFRMYHKLCGMTGTATTESGEFWSIYKLDVVEIPTNRAISRTDHQDYVYRTVREKYNAVAEEIVALTQAGRPVLVGTTSVEISELLSRMLKLRGIKHNVLNAKMHQKEADIVAEAGQPGQVTIATNMAGRGTDIKLGAGVKEAGGLAIVGTERHESRRVDRQLRGRAGRQGDPGSSQFFVSLEDNLMRLFGSERISNIMVKIGIEEGEVIQHSMITKSIERAQKKVEENNFGIRKRLLEYDDVMNSQRSVIYAKRRNALFGERLDVDMNNMVFDVAEDVVTEYKEEGNFEGFKLEVIKNFSLDTEITEAEFTAKNIAALTDKLFEEASVFYARKSENIINQAMPVLHQVYEERGEQVEQIVVPFTDGIRSIQVPVGLKTAIDNNGREVTKAFEKTIVLGLIDESWKEHLREMDELKQSVQNAVYEQKDPLIIYKMEAFNLFKNMLNAVNKEVVSFLYKGGIPVHQDAGQVREAQAPQAPSRLQMSKPEFSQAGAGEMQMEDTREAVPQQPIRKEVTVGRNEPCPCGSGKKYKNCHGAGL; encoded by the coding sequence ATGTTAGGATTTTTAACCAAGATATTTGGAAGCAAATCAGAAAGAGATATTAAGGCCATTCAACCTTTGGTCATCAAAATAAATGAGGAATATGCGAAGCTTCAATCGCTCTCTAACGATGAGCTACGCAACAAGACCGTTTACTTTAAAGATGTTATAGCTAAAGCTTTAACAGATATTGATGCTAAAATTAGCGGATTAAAAGCCGAAGCCGAAAGTGCTGAACTTTCACTTGCAGAAAAAACAGCCATTTATGATCAGGTAGATGCTTTAATCAGCGACCGCGACAAAGAACTTGAAGTGGTATTGCTGGAAATTCTACCAGAAGCTTTTGCTGTGGTAAAAGAAACATCCAGGCGTTTTTCAGAAAATCCAGAGCTGGAAGTTACTGCACAGCAATTTGACAAAGATTATGCAGCACGCCGTAAAAATGTTGTAATTAGAGGTGATAAAGCATTTTGGGCCAACAGCTGGGATGCTGCGGGTACTTTAGTACAATGGAACATGGTACATTACGATGTACAGTTAATTGGTGGTATTGTATTGCACAGTGGAAAAATTGCCGAGATGGCAACTGGTGAAGGTAAAACACTGGTAAGTACTTTACCAGCTTACCTGAATGCACTTGCCGGTCAGGGTGTACACATTGTAACCGTGAATGATTACCTGGCCCGACGTGACTCGGAGTGGAACGGTCCATTGTTTGAATTCCACGGAATTAAGGTGGATTGCATTGACAAACATGAGCCAAACTCTGAAGAGCGCAGACAGGCTTATCTTGCAGACATTACTTATGGCACCAACAATGAGTTTGGTTTCGACTACCTGCGTGACAATATGTCGCAAACTCCGGATCAGCTGGTACAGCGCAAGCTGCACTTTGCCATGGTAGATGAGGTGGATTCAGTTTTGATTGACGATGCCCGTACGCCGTTGATCATTTCTGGTCCTGTACCTTTTGGAGATCAGCATGAATTTCATGAGTTGAAACCACGTATAGAGCGATTGGTAAATGCACAGAAAGATTTTGTTTCACGTGCCTTGAATGAAGCCAAAAAAGCATTTGCTGATGGTAAAACAGGAACGGAAGAAGGTGAAGGTGGTTTAGCCTTATTGAGGGCACACCGTGGTTTACCTAAAAGCAAGGCGCTGATTAAGTTTTTAAGCGAAGGTGGAAACAAACAGATTTTGTTGAAAACTGAAAACCACTACATGGCTGATCAGTCTAAAAACATGCCTAAAGTAGATGCTGAATTGTTTTTCCATATAGATGAAAAAAACAACCAGGTAGAACTTACAGAGAAAGGTATTGAACTGATTACCAAATCTGGTGAGGACGAACATTTCTTTGTCTTGCCTGATGTAGGTACTGAAATTGCAGAAATTGAAAAATCTGACTTGAGCAGTGAAGATAAGATTGCACGTAAAGATGCATTGATGCGCGATTACTCCATCAAAGCAGAACGTGTTCACTCTGTAAACCAGTTGTTGAAAGCCTATACCTTATTTGAAATTGATGTAGAATACATCATTGATGAAGGTAAAATTAAAATTGTAGACGAGCAAACAGGCCGTATTATGGACGGTCGCCGTTATTCTGACGGTTTACACCAGGCCATAGAAGCAAAAGAAAATGTAAAAGTAGAAGATGCTTCTCAAACCTATGCTACTGTTACTTTACAGAACTTTTTCAGAATGTACCATAAATTGTGTGGTATGACCGGTACTGCAACAACTGAATCGGGCGAGTTTTGGTCAATTTACAAACTGGACGTTGTGGAAATCCCTACCAACAGGGCCATTTCAAGAACGGACCACCAGGATTATGTATACCGTACGGTACGTGAAAAATACAATGCTGTAGCTGAAGAAATTGTAGCTTTAACCCAGGCAGGGCGACCAGTTTTAGTGGGTACTACTTCGGTGGAGATCTCAGAATTACTGAGTAGAATGCTGAAACTGAGAGGCATTAAACACAATGTACTGAATGCTAAAATGCACCAGAAAGAGGCTGACATTGTTGCTGAAGCCGGACAACCGGGACAAGTAACCATTGCCACCAACATGGCTGGTCGTGGTACCGATATTAAACTTGGCGCTGGCGTTAAAGAAGCGGGTGGTTTAGCGATTGTGGGTACAGAGCGCCATGAGTCTCGTCGTGTAGACAGACAATTACGTGGTCGTGCTGGTCGCCAGGGCGATCCAGGATCTTCTCAGTTCTTTGTATCGCTGGAAGATAACCTGATGCGTTTGTTTGGTTCAGAAAGGATTTCAAACATCATGGTGAAGATTGGTATTGAAGAAGGCGAGGTGATTCAGCATTCTATGATTACCAAATCCATTGAGCGTGCACAGAAGAAAGTAGAAGAGAACAACTTTGGTATCCGTAAACGGTTATTGGAGTATGACGACGTAATGAATTCACAACGTTCTGTGATTTATGCCAAACGTAGAAATGCCCTTTTTGGAGAGCGTTTAGACGTAGACATGAACAATATGGTATTTGATGTTGCTGAAGACGTAGTTACAGAATATAAAGAAGAAGGCAATTTTGAGGGCTTTAAGCTGGAAGTGATCAAGAACTTCTCTCTGGATACAGAAATTACAGAAGCAGAATTTACTGCTAAAAACATTGCTGCGCTTACAGACAAGTTGTTTGAGGAGGCATCTGTATTTTACGCCCGTAAATCAGAAAACATCATCAACCAGGCCATGCCGGTATTACATCAGGTTTATGAAGAACGTGGTGAGCAGGTAGAACAAATTGTTGTTCCATTTACAGACGGCATCCGCAGTATCCAGGTTCCTGTTGGGTTAAAAACCGCTATAGACAACAATGGCCGTGAGGTTACCAAAGCATTTGAAAAAACTATTGTACTCGGTTTGATCGATGAATCCTGGAAAGAGCATTTGCGTGAAATGGACGAGTTGAAACAATCTGTACAAAACGCAGTTTATGAGCAGAAAGATCCATTGATCATTTATAAAATGGAAGCATTTAACCTGTTCAAAAACATGTTGAATGCCGTAAATAAAGAAGTGGTGAGTTTCTTATATAAAGGTGGTATTCCGGTACATCAGGATGCGGGACAGGTAAGAGAGGCACAGGCGCCGCAGGCACCAAGCCGTCTTCAGATGTCTAAACCAGAATTTTCACAGGCAGGTGCCGGCGAAATGCAAATGGAAGACACCCGCGAAGCCGTACCACAGCAACCGATCCGCAAGGAGGTTACTGTAGGCAGAAATGAGCCTTGTCCTTGTGGAAGTGGGAAGAAATATAAAAACTGCCACGGCGCAGGATTGTAA